A window of Candidatus Pantoea floridensis contains these coding sequences:
- a CDS encoding inosine/guanosine kinase gives MKFPGKRKSKHYFPVNARDPLLQATQQEQEEGSWVVGIDQTLVDIEAKVDDDFLQRYGLSAGHSLVIDDTTAEALYNELMREELISHQFAGGTIGNTLHNYSVLADDRSVLLGVMCNNIQIGGYAYRYLCNTSSRMDLNFLQGVDGAIGRCFTLIGEQGERTFAISPGLMNQLHASNIPEEVIAGASALVLTSYLVRCQPGEPMPEATLRAIEYAKKHNVPVVLTLGTKYVIQDNPQFWRDFLRDHVSIVAMNEEEAFALTGEQDPLLASNMALDWVDLVLCTAGPTGLYMAGFTEEEFKRKTNHPLLPGALAEFNQYEFSRAMRHKDCDQPLRIFSHIAPYMGGPEKIMNTNGAGDGALAALLHDITANNFHRQKVPNSSKHGRAYLTYSSLAQVCKYANRVSYQVLNQHSPRLTRGLPEREDSLEESYWDR, from the coding sequence ATGAAATTTCCCGGCAAACGCAAATCCAAACACTATTTCCCCGTTAACGCGCGCGATCCGCTGCTGCAAGCTACGCAGCAAGAGCAGGAAGAGGGCAGCTGGGTGGTGGGTATCGACCAGACGCTGGTGGATATTGAAGCTAAAGTCGATGATGACTTTTTGCAGCGTTACGGCCTTAGCGCCGGCCATTCGCTGGTTATCGACGATACGACTGCCGAAGCACTCTATAACGAACTGATGCGTGAAGAGCTCATCAGCCATCAATTCGCGGGTGGCACCATCGGCAATACGCTGCACAACTACTCGGTACTCGCCGACGATCGCTCGGTGCTGCTGGGCGTGATGTGTAACAACATCCAGATTGGCGGCTATGCCTATCGCTACCTGTGCAACACATCCAGCCGCATGGATCTTAACTTCCTGCAGGGCGTGGACGGCGCCATTGGCCGCTGCTTCACGCTGATTGGCGAGCAGGGCGAACGCACCTTTGCCATCAGTCCGGGTTTAATGAACCAGCTGCACGCCAGCAACATTCCGGAAGAGGTGATTGCCGGCGCGTCGGCGCTGGTGCTGACGTCGTATCTGGTGCGCTGCCAGCCGGGCGAACCGATGCCGGAAGCGACGCTGCGTGCTATTGAATACGCAAAGAAACACAATGTGCCGGTGGTGCTAACGCTCGGCACTAAATATGTGATTCAGGATAACCCGCAGTTCTGGCGCGACTTCCTGCGCGATCACGTCTCGATTGTCGCGATGAATGAAGAAGAGGCTTTCGCGTTGACCGGTGAGCAAGACCCTTTGCTGGCATCGAACATGGCGCTGGATTGGGTGGATCTGGTGTTGTGCACCGCTGGGCCAACCGGTTTGTACATGGCCGGCTTCACGGAAGAGGAATTCAAGCGCAAAACCAACCATCCGCTGCTGCCGGGCGCGTTGGCTGAGTTCAACCAATATGAATTTAGTCGGGCGATGCGTCACAAGGATTGCGACCAGCCGCTGCGTATTTTCTCGCATATCGCGCCTTACATGGGCGGACCAGAAAAGATTATGAACACCAATGGCGCGGGCGATGGCGCGCTGGCGGCACTGCTGCATGATATCACCGCCAACAACTTCCACCGCCAAAAGGTGCCTAACTCCAGCAAACACGGACGAGCCTATCTGACGTATTCCTCGCTGGCACAGGTGTGTAAATACGCCAACCGGGTGAGTTATCAGGTGTTGAACCAGCATTCACCACGCCTGACGCGTGGCCTGCCGGAGCGGGAAGACAGTTTAGAAGAGTCGTACTGGGATCGTTGA
- the hemH gene encoding ferrochelatase, with the protein MRQEKPGVLLVNLGTPEAPTTPAVKRYLKQFLGDPRVVDTPRWLWWPILNFIILPFRSPRVSKLYASVWMDEGSPLMVFSKRQREALAQRLDMPVELGMSYGQPSLDSALQRLLAQGVTKLIVLPLYPQFSCSTVAAVWDGLATSFKPLRSLPEVAFIRDYAEHPAYIAALKASVERSFAQHGEPDLLVLSYHGIPQRFANEGDDYPQRCKDTTAALAAALGIAPHKIMMTFQSRFGREPWLTPYTDETMKSLPAKGIKHVQVMSPGFAADCLETLEEISGENCEIFLHAGGEKFEYIPALNDDAEHIEMMLQLVNARR; encoded by the coding sequence ATGAGGCAAGAAAAGCCCGGGGTTTTACTGGTTAATTTAGGTACACCAGAGGCACCCACCACACCTGCGGTTAAGCGCTATCTAAAACAATTTCTCGGCGATCCACGCGTGGTTGATACGCCGCGTTGGTTATGGTGGCCGATTCTCAATTTCATCATCCTGCCGTTCCGCTCGCCGCGCGTCTCGAAACTCTATGCATCCGTGTGGATGGACGAAGGTTCACCCTTGATGGTATTCAGCAAGCGCCAGCGTGAAGCCCTGGCACAGCGCCTGGATATGCCGGTTGAGCTCGGCATGAGCTACGGCCAGCCAAGCCTGGATAGCGCGCTGCAGCGCCTGCTGGCGCAGGGCGTCACTAAACTGATCGTGCTGCCGCTCTATCCGCAGTTCTCATGCTCAACGGTAGCCGCTGTTTGGGATGGGTTAGCCACGAGCTTTAAACCGCTGCGCTCGCTGCCGGAAGTGGCTTTTATTCGCGATTATGCCGAACACCCGGCCTATATCGCTGCCCTGAAAGCCTCGGTAGAACGCTCGTTCGCGCAGCATGGCGAACCGGATCTGCTGGTGCTGTCGTATCACGGCATTCCGCAGCGTTTCGCCAATGAAGGTGATGATTATCCGCAGCGCTGCAAAGACACCACCGCTGCGTTAGCGGCCGCGTTAGGTATTGCGCCGCATAAAATCATGATGACCTTCCAGTCGCGCTTTGGCCGTGAGCCGTGGTTGACGCCGTACACCGATGAAACCATGAAGAGTTTGCCGGCGAAAGGCATCAAGCATGTGCAGGTGATGAGTCCCGGCTTTGCTGCAGATTGCCTGGAAACGCTAGAGGAGATCAGCGGAGAAAACTGCGAGATCTTCCTGCATGCCGGTGGTGAAAAGTTCGAGTACATTCCTGCGCTCAACGATGATGCCGAGCACATTGAAATGATGCTGCAGCTGGTCAACGCACGCCGTTAA
- the adk gene encoding adenylate kinase, protein MRIILLGAPGAGKGTQAQFIMEKYGIPQISTGDMLRAAVKAGSELGQQAKAIMDAGKLVTDELVIALVKERIAQEDCKNGFLLDGFPRTIPQADAMKEAGIKVDYVLEFAVPDELIVDRIVGRRVHTPSGRVYHVTYNPPKVEGKDDLTGEELTTRKDDQEETVRKRLVEYHQLTAPLIAYYGKEAQDGNTEYHKIDGTRPVAEVSTQLATILG, encoded by the coding sequence ATGCGTATTATTCTGCTCGGAGCACCGGGCGCAGGTAAGGGCACTCAGGCTCAATTTATCATGGAGAAATACGGTATTCCGCAAATCTCCACGGGTGACATGCTGCGTGCGGCAGTGAAAGCGGGCTCCGAATTGGGCCAGCAGGCAAAAGCGATCATGGATGCCGGTAAACTGGTGACTGACGAGTTGGTGATTGCGCTGGTTAAAGAGCGTATCGCGCAGGAAGACTGCAAAAACGGTTTCCTGCTCGATGGCTTCCCACGCACCATCCCGCAGGCTGACGCCATGAAAGAAGCGGGCATCAAAGTCGACTACGTGCTGGAGTTTGCCGTACCCGACGAGCTGATTGTGGATCGTATTGTGGGTCGTCGCGTGCATACGCCATCGGGCCGCGTTTATCACGTCACCTACAATCCACCGAAAGTGGAAGGTAAAGATGACCTGACCGGCGAAGAGCTGACCACGCGTAAAGATGACCAGGAAGAGACCGTGCGTAAGCGTCTGGTGGAATACCATCAGCTGACCGCACCGCTGATTGCCTACTACGGCAAAGAAGCGCAAGACGGCAATACCGAATATCACAAAATCGACGGCACGCGTCCCGTCGCTGAAGTGAGCACGCAATTGGCCACGATCCTCGGCTAA
- a CDS encoding DUF6024 family protein: protein MAPQLATARAAAARDKLRGLLSRHYRLENYDLFFAPSLHIARVLLSQLFLRQEQARNQTRYASHYPVSELSVLPTLPMMAGNIALVEHIDMQHGRVRALSECQSQGVTDASESFATQLHKRLISDARLFVTHLDRHAALCSDLVLIALRTADFSTLVRSELRLFEQGLAFGAAAEQALAIMENDDWRPFNIATVESIALEAPLMLRSIQQPGLPFALFPLPIGLNVSTFPQDIQVLSSPQRLRLRANVRGSVNKHLNVTNTLKTRLKEALIRSRNS from the coding sequence ATGGCTCCACAACTTGCTACTGCCAGGGCGGCGGCGGCGCGCGATAAGCTTCGCGGCTTGCTTTCCCGTCACTACCGGCTTGAAAATTACGACCTCTTCTTTGCACCCTCGTTGCATATTGCCCGGGTGCTGCTTTCCCAATTATTTCTGCGTCAGGAACAGGCGCGTAACCAAACCCGCTACGCGTCGCACTATCCGGTTAGCGAACTCAGCGTGCTGCCTACCTTGCCGATGATGGCGGGCAACATTGCGCTGGTGGAACATATCGATATGCAGCACGGGCGCGTGCGGGCGCTGAGCGAATGCCAGAGTCAGGGGGTTACGGATGCCTCAGAATCCTTTGCCACCCAGCTGCATAAACGTCTTATCAGCGATGCGCGGCTCTTTGTTACGCATTTGGATCGACACGCCGCCTTGTGTAGCGATCTGGTGCTGATCGCTTTACGTACTGCTGATTTCAGCACCCTGGTACGCAGTGAGCTGCGGTTGTTTGAGCAGGGGCTTGCTTTCGGCGCCGCAGCCGAACAAGCGCTGGCGATAATGGAGAACGACGACTGGCGGCCGTTCAACATCGCAACGGTAGAAAGTATCGCGCTTGAAGCCCCGCTAATGCTGCGATCAATTCAGCAACCGGGGTTGCCGTTCGCCCTTTTTCCCTTACCTATCGGGCTGAATGTCAGCACGTTTCCTCAGGATATTCAGGTGCTATCTTCTCCGCAGCGCTTACGTCTGCGTGCTAACGTTCGTGGCAGCGTGAACAAACATCTCAACGTCACTAACACCTTAAAAACACGACTGAAGGAAGCGCTGATACGTAGCCGAAATTCCTAA
- a CDS encoding LysR substrate-binding domain-containing protein has product MTALPSLRALHYFHQAALYCSFSVAAERLHVTHSAISHQVRQLESWMGKPLFVRTNGRVKLTSHGERLLVSCQKAFSELSTSCESIRTGMRHHLSVSCAPSFLAQWLIPRIASFYQRYPDIEVQFQPLVDIDQLRSEHTDVLILSAEQSPDEDIDATLISDDYIGPLCAPQFAVRFRNEQDLAALPLLHADTRLHAWAEWAKTSGARGNFWIGKHFDNLTLGIQAARNGLGVIMAPRLLVRQELSDGTLIAPLGFVRVDRATLMMTKISRQHDAEITLFRDWLRDQAQI; this is encoded by the coding sequence ATGACCGCGCTTCCATCGTTACGTGCACTGCACTATTTCCACCAGGCGGCACTGTATTGCAGTTTTAGCGTGGCAGCCGAACGTCTGCATGTCACCCACAGCGCCATTAGCCATCAGGTGCGGCAGCTGGAGAGCTGGATGGGCAAGCCGCTGTTTGTGCGCACCAACGGACGCGTCAAATTAACCTCACACGGTGAACGTTTGCTGGTGAGCTGTCAGAAAGCCTTTAGTGAACTCTCCACCAGCTGCGAAAGTATTCGTACCGGCATGCGCCATCATCTCAGCGTCTCCTGTGCGCCCAGCTTCCTGGCGCAATGGCTAATTCCACGCATCGCCAGCTTTTATCAACGCTATCCCGATATTGAAGTGCAGTTTCAGCCGCTGGTGGACATTGACCAACTGCGCAGCGAGCACACCGACGTGCTCATTCTCAGCGCAGAGCAATCGCCGGATGAGGATATTGATGCCACTTTGATTAGCGATGATTACATCGGCCCACTATGTGCTCCGCAGTTTGCCGTGCGTTTTCGAAATGAGCAGGATCTTGCCGCGCTGCCGCTGCTGCACGCCGATACGCGACTGCATGCGTGGGCCGAATGGGCAAAAACCAGCGGCGCGCGCGGTAATTTCTGGATCGGCAAGCACTTCGATAATTTAACGTTAGGCATTCAGGCAGCCAGAAATGGCTTAGGCGTGATTATGGCACCGCGTCTGTTGGTGCGTCAGGAGTTGAGTGACGGAACGTTGATCGCACCGTTGGGCTTTGTACGCGTCGATCGCGCGACGCTGATGATGACCAAGATATCGCGCCAGCACGATGCGGAGATTACGCTGTTTCGCGATTGGCTGCGCGATCAGGCGCAGAT